In Erpetoichthys calabaricus chromosome 6, fErpCal1.3, whole genome shotgun sequence, one genomic interval encodes:
- the nebl gene encoding nebulette isoform X1, translating into MPPTFSTSSSLARCSLRPNTRSPVRRSSPDCLYAHLTETAETQLAKELSQIQSEKKYKESGQKDLSTCLYAQLPETSETQLARELSEVQSEKKYRRGAEDSYATCLYARMPDPGDITFAKEVSERQSETKYKEAGRRETSRCLYSRLAETPETQHAKEVAQVQSEIKYKEATRGLSSCLYAQMPETIETVFAREVAQNQSEKRYKHKYEIEKGKSSYSSLKEPPDVKHAMDVHKHQSDVSYRKGLQDLHKHSDVPDRPDIKKATEVAKLISDVTYKKTSKMDTYSDQSILGRPDIEHVKGVSKLTSQVKYKEKFEKELREQKHRFNPQESATFRQAQAAALWASDVKYKQDHRQLHEATSDLPNLLHLAHALQASKLQSTYEYRRQYERSKGRYHFTPDTAEQRHLKDNVALQSQVKYKEDYEKSKGKSMLEFTDTQGYQVSKEAQKVQSKKEYQKKYEEAMKGKSAMDFDLTPAYLHAKHAASLLNEREYRKDLEEIKGKGLTALEETPDLIRVRNAAHILNEKEYKKDLEMEIKGRGMEVSADMPDIQRAKKASLMASEKEYKKDLEKEIKGKGMELSGDVLEMQRAKKASEISSQATYRQLSELRHTSYGTVTDTPEMLHAAYVRDMLSQKKYKDEAETRKRSYCTVVDTPEIERVKNSQKLVSSVHYAADSKLLKGAVCSVPETPDILLAKENSRRISNVHYKEGVGAGTAVTETPEMERVRRNQQNFSSVKYKEGPGHGTAIPDPPELKRAKENQKIVSDIKYKEDPGHGTAIPDPPELKRAKENQRIVSDVKYKEVVTPATAIDVTPEMERVRRNQDNVSLVKYSSDLKAMRGKPCAVTDTPELRRVRKSQNDISMVKYHEDFEKTRGKGFTQVPNDPNMEMARRNAQVVSDAAYKGVHPHVVEMDRRPGIIVDLKVWRTDPGSIFDFDPLEDHVQSRSLHKLAEKARRSGGQLSRPLGALEMCGHDDRSEASERNNNSVSCFSESTATGAPVLPGAYQQGGQSPGYGYMHQTSISSMKAMQSPPHSATVRVYRAIYDYAAQDHDEVSFRDGDIILNVQVIDDGWMYGTVQRTGKSGMLPANYVETFN; encoded by the exons ATGCCCCCTACTTTCAGCACATCAAGCAGCTTGGCACGCTGCTCTCTGAG GCCAAATACAAGGAGTCCTGTAAGAAGGAGCTCGCCCGACTGTCTTTATGCCCACTTGACCGAAACGGCCGAGACCCAGCTGGCCAAGGAGCTGTCGCAGATTCAGAGTGAG AAGAAGTACAAGGAGAGCGGCCAGAAGGATTTGTCCACTTGCCTGTATGCCCAGCTGCCTGAGACAAGTGAGACGCAACTGGCAAGAGAGctgtctgaggtccagagcgaG AAGAAGTACAGACGGGGGGCTGAGGACAGCTATGCCACCTGCCTCTATGCACGGATGCCCGACCCTGGGGACATTACGTTTGCTAAAGAAGTGTCTGAAAGGCAAAGTGAG ACAAAGTATAAAGAAGCGGGCAGGCGGGAGACTTCCAGATGTCTGTATTCACGCCTGGCTGAGACCCCCGAGACCCAACATGCCAAGGAGGTGGCACAGGTTCAAAGTGAG ATAAAATACAAAGAGGCCACTCGGGGACTGTCCAGCTGCCTTTATGCCCAGATGCCCGAAACCATTGAGACGGtatttgcaagagaagtggcgcAGAATCAGAGTGAG AAACGGTACAAGCACAAGTACGAAATCGAGAAGGGCAAGAGCAGCTACTCGAGCTTGAAGGAGCCGCCAGACGTCAAGCACGCCATGGATGTCCACAAGCATCAAAGTGAC GTGTCCTACAGAAAAGGCCTGCAGGACCTCCATAAGCACAGTGACGTCCCCGACAGGCCAGACATCAAGAAGGCGACCGAGGTGGCCAAACTCATCAGTGAC GTTACATAtaagaagacaagcaaaatggACACATACAGTGACCAGTCGATCCTTGGAAGACCTGACATCGAGCACGTCAAGGGGGTCTCCAAGCTGACCAGCCAGGTGA AGTACAAGGAGAAGTTTGAGAAGGAGCTCAGGGAGCAGAAGCACCGGTTCAACCCCCAGGAGAGCGCCACCTTCAGGCAGGCACAGGCCGCCGCCCTGTGGGCCAGTGAT GTCAAGTATAAGCAGGACCACCGACAGCTCCATGAAGCCACCTCAGATCTGCCCAACCTGCTGCACCTGGCACACGCCTTACAAGCCAGCAAGCTGCAAAGCACG TACGAGTACAGAAGGCAGTATGAACGCTCCAAAGGACGCTACCACTTCACTCCAGACACGGCAGAGCAGCGGCATCTCAAGGACAACGTGGCTCTCCAAAGCCAG GTGAAATACAAAGAGGATTACGAGAAGTCCAAAGGGAAGTCGATGTTGGAGTTCACAGACACGCAGGGCTACCAGGTGTCCAAGGAGGCCCAGAAGGTCCAAAGCAAG AAGGAATACCAGAAGAAATACGAAGAGGCGATGAAGGGCAAGTCGGCCATGGACTTCGACCTGACGCCAGCCTACCTGCACGCCAAGCATGCTGCCAGCCTCCTTAATGAG AGAGAATACCGGAAGGACTTGGAGGAGATCAAAGGGAAAGGCCTGACGGCGCTGGAGGAGACCCCCGATTTGATCCGAGTGAGAAATGCAGCCCACATTCTGAACGAG AAGGAATACAAGAAGGACCTCGAGATGGAGATAAAGGGGAGAGGAATGGAGGTGAGCGCCGACATGCCGGACATCCAGAGGGCCAAGAAGGCATCCCTGATGGCCAGTGAG AAAGAATACAAGAAGGACCTGGAGAAGGAAATCAAAGGAAAAGGGATGGAGCTGAGCGGAGACGTCCTGGAGATGCAGCGGGCGAAGAAAGCCAGCGAGATCAGCAGCCAG GCAACCTACCGGCAGCTGTCCGAGCTGAGGCACACGTCATACGGCACGGTGACAGACACGCCGGAGATGCTGCACGCTGCCTACGTGAGGGACATGCTCAGTCAG AAGAAGTACAAAGACGAGGCGGAAACCAGGAAGCGGTCCTACTGCACGGTGGTGGACACCCCTGAAATCGAGAGGGTCAAGAACAGCCAGAAACTGGTCAGCTCT GTGCACTACGCAGCTGACTCCAAgctcctcaagggggcagtgtgCTCCGTACCCGAGACCCCTGACATCCTGCTGGCCAAGGAGAATTCCCGCCGGATCAGCAAT GTGCACTACAAGGAAGGAGTTGGCGCTGGCACAGCAGTGACGGAGACCCCTGAGATGGAAAGAGTGAGAAGGAACCAACAGAACTTCAGCAGT GTCAAATACAAAGAAGGCCCCGGACATGGAACGGCCATCCCGGACCCCCCTGAGCTGAAGAGAGCCAAGGAGAACCAGAAGATCGTGAGCGAC ATCAAATATAAAGAAGACCCCGGACATGGAACAGCAATCCCGGACCCTCCTGAACTGAAGAGGGCCAAGGAGAACCAGAGGATCGTGAGCGAC GTGAAATATAAGGAGGTGGTGACCCCAGCCACGGCCATCGACGTGACCCCCGAAATGGAGCGGGTGCGGCGGAATCAGGACAACGTCAGCCTG GTGAAGTACAGCAGTGACCTGAAGGCCATGAGAGGGAAGCCGTGTGCCGTCACCGATACGCCAGAACTGAGGCGAGTCCGGAAATCGCAGAACGACATCTCCATG GTCAAGTACCACGAAGACTTTGAGAAGACGCGGGGCAAAGGCTTCACCCAGGTGCCCAACGATCCCAACATGGAGATGGCACGCAGGAATGCCCAGGTGGTCAGCGACGCGGCCTACAAGGGGGTGCACCCTCACGTGGTGGAGATGGACAGGAGACCGGGCATCATCGTGG ACCTTAAAGTGTGGCGCACTGACCCCGGCTccatctttgactttgaccccCTTGAAGACCATGTCCAGTCCCGAAGCCTCCATAAGCTGGCCG AGAAGGCCAGGCGCTCAGGTGGGCAGCTGAGCCGCCCTCTGGGTGCCCTTGAGATGTGTGGGCACGATGACCGCTCTGAGGCGTCGGAGAGAAACAACAACAGCGTGTCCTGCTTCAGTGAGAGCACAGCCACCGGAG
- the nebl gene encoding nebulette isoform X2 — MPPTFSTSSSLARCSLRPNTRSPVRRSSPDCLYAHLTETAETQLAKELSQIQSEKKYKESGQKDLSTCLYAQLPETSETQLARELSEVQSEKKYRRGAEDSYATCLYARMPDPGDITFAKEVSERQSETKYKEAGRRETSRCLYSRLAETPETQHAKEVAQVQSEIKYKEATRGLSSCLYAQMPETIETVFAREVAQNQSEKRYKHKYEIEKGKSSYSSLKEPPDVKHAMDVHKHQSDVSYRKGLQDLHKHSDVPDRPDIKKATEVAKLISDVTYKKTSKMDTYSDQSILGRPDIEHVKGVSKLTSQVKYKEKFEKELREQKHRFNPQESATFRQAQAAALWASDVKYKQDHRQLHEATSDLPNLLHLAHALQASKLQSTYEYRRQYERSKGRYHFTPDTAEQRHLKDNVALQSQVKYKEDYEKSKGKSMLEFTDTQGYQVSKEAQKVQSKKEYQKKYEEAMKGKSAMDFDLTPAYLHAKHAASLLNEREYRKDLEEIKGKGLTALEETPDLIRVRNAAHILNEKEYKKDLEMEIKGRGMEVSADMPDIQRAKKASLMASEKEYKKDLEKEIKGKGMELSGDVLEMQRAKKASEISSQATYRQLSELRHTSYGTVTDTPEMLHAAYVRDMLSQKKYKDEAETRKRSYCTVVDTPEIERVKNSQKLVSSVHYAADSKLLKGAVCSVPETPDILLAKENSRRISNVHYKEGVGAGTAVTETPEMERVRRNQQNFSSVKYKEGPGHGTAIPDPPELKRAKENQKIVSDIKYKEDPGHGTAIPDPPELKRAKENQRIVSDVKYKEVVTPATAIDVTPEMERVRRNQDNVSLVKYSSDLKAMRGKPCAVTDTPELRRVRKSQNDISMVKYHEDFEKTRGKGFTQVPNDPNMEMARRNAQVVSDAAYKGVHPHVVEMDRRPGIIVEKARRSGGQLSRPLGALEMCGHDDRSEASERNNNSVSCFSESTATGAPVLPGAYQQGGQSPGYGYMHQTSISSMKAMQSPPHSATVRVYRAIYDYAAQDHDEVSFRDGDIILNVQVIDDGWMYGTVQRTGKSGMLPANYVETFN; from the exons ATGCCCCCTACTTTCAGCACATCAAGCAGCTTGGCACGCTGCTCTCTGAG GCCAAATACAAGGAGTCCTGTAAGAAGGAGCTCGCCCGACTGTCTTTATGCCCACTTGACCGAAACGGCCGAGACCCAGCTGGCCAAGGAGCTGTCGCAGATTCAGAGTGAG AAGAAGTACAAGGAGAGCGGCCAGAAGGATTTGTCCACTTGCCTGTATGCCCAGCTGCCTGAGACAAGTGAGACGCAACTGGCAAGAGAGctgtctgaggtccagagcgaG AAGAAGTACAGACGGGGGGCTGAGGACAGCTATGCCACCTGCCTCTATGCACGGATGCCCGACCCTGGGGACATTACGTTTGCTAAAGAAGTGTCTGAAAGGCAAAGTGAG ACAAAGTATAAAGAAGCGGGCAGGCGGGAGACTTCCAGATGTCTGTATTCACGCCTGGCTGAGACCCCCGAGACCCAACATGCCAAGGAGGTGGCACAGGTTCAAAGTGAG ATAAAATACAAAGAGGCCACTCGGGGACTGTCCAGCTGCCTTTATGCCCAGATGCCCGAAACCATTGAGACGGtatttgcaagagaagtggcgcAGAATCAGAGTGAG AAACGGTACAAGCACAAGTACGAAATCGAGAAGGGCAAGAGCAGCTACTCGAGCTTGAAGGAGCCGCCAGACGTCAAGCACGCCATGGATGTCCACAAGCATCAAAGTGAC GTGTCCTACAGAAAAGGCCTGCAGGACCTCCATAAGCACAGTGACGTCCCCGACAGGCCAGACATCAAGAAGGCGACCGAGGTGGCCAAACTCATCAGTGAC GTTACATAtaagaagacaagcaaaatggACACATACAGTGACCAGTCGATCCTTGGAAGACCTGACATCGAGCACGTCAAGGGGGTCTCCAAGCTGACCAGCCAGGTGA AGTACAAGGAGAAGTTTGAGAAGGAGCTCAGGGAGCAGAAGCACCGGTTCAACCCCCAGGAGAGCGCCACCTTCAGGCAGGCACAGGCCGCCGCCCTGTGGGCCAGTGAT GTCAAGTATAAGCAGGACCACCGACAGCTCCATGAAGCCACCTCAGATCTGCCCAACCTGCTGCACCTGGCACACGCCTTACAAGCCAGCAAGCTGCAAAGCACG TACGAGTACAGAAGGCAGTATGAACGCTCCAAAGGACGCTACCACTTCACTCCAGACACGGCAGAGCAGCGGCATCTCAAGGACAACGTGGCTCTCCAAAGCCAG GTGAAATACAAAGAGGATTACGAGAAGTCCAAAGGGAAGTCGATGTTGGAGTTCACAGACACGCAGGGCTACCAGGTGTCCAAGGAGGCCCAGAAGGTCCAAAGCAAG AAGGAATACCAGAAGAAATACGAAGAGGCGATGAAGGGCAAGTCGGCCATGGACTTCGACCTGACGCCAGCCTACCTGCACGCCAAGCATGCTGCCAGCCTCCTTAATGAG AGAGAATACCGGAAGGACTTGGAGGAGATCAAAGGGAAAGGCCTGACGGCGCTGGAGGAGACCCCCGATTTGATCCGAGTGAGAAATGCAGCCCACATTCTGAACGAG AAGGAATACAAGAAGGACCTCGAGATGGAGATAAAGGGGAGAGGAATGGAGGTGAGCGCCGACATGCCGGACATCCAGAGGGCCAAGAAGGCATCCCTGATGGCCAGTGAG AAAGAATACAAGAAGGACCTGGAGAAGGAAATCAAAGGAAAAGGGATGGAGCTGAGCGGAGACGTCCTGGAGATGCAGCGGGCGAAGAAAGCCAGCGAGATCAGCAGCCAG GCAACCTACCGGCAGCTGTCCGAGCTGAGGCACACGTCATACGGCACGGTGACAGACACGCCGGAGATGCTGCACGCTGCCTACGTGAGGGACATGCTCAGTCAG AAGAAGTACAAAGACGAGGCGGAAACCAGGAAGCGGTCCTACTGCACGGTGGTGGACACCCCTGAAATCGAGAGGGTCAAGAACAGCCAGAAACTGGTCAGCTCT GTGCACTACGCAGCTGACTCCAAgctcctcaagggggcagtgtgCTCCGTACCCGAGACCCCTGACATCCTGCTGGCCAAGGAGAATTCCCGCCGGATCAGCAAT GTGCACTACAAGGAAGGAGTTGGCGCTGGCACAGCAGTGACGGAGACCCCTGAGATGGAAAGAGTGAGAAGGAACCAACAGAACTTCAGCAGT GTCAAATACAAAGAAGGCCCCGGACATGGAACGGCCATCCCGGACCCCCCTGAGCTGAAGAGAGCCAAGGAGAACCAGAAGATCGTGAGCGAC ATCAAATATAAAGAAGACCCCGGACATGGAACAGCAATCCCGGACCCTCCTGAACTGAAGAGGGCCAAGGAGAACCAGAGGATCGTGAGCGAC GTGAAATATAAGGAGGTGGTGACCCCAGCCACGGCCATCGACGTGACCCCCGAAATGGAGCGGGTGCGGCGGAATCAGGACAACGTCAGCCTG GTGAAGTACAGCAGTGACCTGAAGGCCATGAGAGGGAAGCCGTGTGCCGTCACCGATACGCCAGAACTGAGGCGAGTCCGGAAATCGCAGAACGACATCTCCATG GTCAAGTACCACGAAGACTTTGAGAAGACGCGGGGCAAAGGCTTCACCCAGGTGCCCAACGATCCCAACATGGAGATGGCACGCAGGAATGCCCAGGTGGTCAGCGACGCGGCCTACAAGGGGGTGCACCCTCACGTGGTGGAGATGGACAGGAGACCGGGCATCATCGTGG AGAAGGCCAGGCGCTCAGGTGGGCAGCTGAGCCGCCCTCTGGGTGCCCTTGAGATGTGTGGGCACGATGACCGCTCTGAGGCGTCGGAGAGAAACAACAACAGCGTGTCCTGCTTCAGTGAGAGCACAGCCACCGGAG
- the nebl gene encoding nebulette isoform X3, which produces MPPTFSTSSSLARCSLRPNTRSPVRRSSPDCLYAHLTETAETQLAKELSQIQSEKKYKESGQKDLSTCLYAQLPETSETQLARELSEVQSEKKYRRGAEDSYATCLYARMPDPGDITFAKEVSERQSETKYKEAGRRETSRCLYSRLAETPETQHAKEVAQVQSEIKYKEATRGLSSCLYAQMPETIETVFAREVAQNQSEKRYKHKYEIEKGKSSYSSLKEPPDVKHAMDVHKHQSDVSYRKGLQDLHKHSDVPDRPDIKKATEVAKLISDVTYKKTSKMDTYSDQSILGRPDIEHVKGVSKLTSQVKYKEKFEKELREQKHRFNPQESATFRQAQAAALWASDVKYKQDHRQLHEATSDLPNLLHLAHALQASKLQSTYEYRRQYERSKGRYHFTPDTAEQRHLKDNVALQSQVKYKEDYEKSKGKSMLEFTDTQGYQVSKEAQKVQSKKEYQKKYEEAMKGKSAMDFDLTPAYLHAKHAASLLNEREYRKDLEEIKGKGLTALEETPDLIRVRNAAHILNEKEYKKDLEMEIKGRGMEVSADMPDIQRAKKASLMASEKEYKKDLEKEIKGKGMELSGDVLEMQRAKKASEISSQATYRQLSELRHTSYGTVTDTPEMLHAAYVRDMLSQKKYKDEAETRKRSYCTVVDTPEIERVKNSQKLVSSVHYAADSKLLKGAVCSVPETPDILLAKENSRRISNVHYKEGVGAGTAVTETPEMERVRRNQQNFSSVKYKEGPGHGTAIPDPPELKRAKENQKIVSDVKYKEVVTPATAIDVTPEMERVRRNQDNVSLVKYSSDLKAMRGKPCAVTDTPELRRVRKSQNDISMVKYHEDFEKTRGKGFTQVPNDPNMEMARRNAQVVSDAAYKGVHPHVVEMDRRPGIIVDLKVWRTDPGSIFDFDPLEDHVQSRSLHKLAEKARRSGGQLSRPLGALEMCGHDDRSEASERNNNSVSCFSESTATGAPVLPGAYQQGGQSPGYGYMHQTSISSMKAMQSPPHSATVRVYRAIYDYAAQDHDEVSFRDGDIILNVQVIDDGWMYGTVQRTGKSGMLPANYVETFN; this is translated from the exons ATGCCCCCTACTTTCAGCACATCAAGCAGCTTGGCACGCTGCTCTCTGAG GCCAAATACAAGGAGTCCTGTAAGAAGGAGCTCGCCCGACTGTCTTTATGCCCACTTGACCGAAACGGCCGAGACCCAGCTGGCCAAGGAGCTGTCGCAGATTCAGAGTGAG AAGAAGTACAAGGAGAGCGGCCAGAAGGATTTGTCCACTTGCCTGTATGCCCAGCTGCCTGAGACAAGTGAGACGCAACTGGCAAGAGAGctgtctgaggtccagagcgaG AAGAAGTACAGACGGGGGGCTGAGGACAGCTATGCCACCTGCCTCTATGCACGGATGCCCGACCCTGGGGACATTACGTTTGCTAAAGAAGTGTCTGAAAGGCAAAGTGAG ACAAAGTATAAAGAAGCGGGCAGGCGGGAGACTTCCAGATGTCTGTATTCACGCCTGGCTGAGACCCCCGAGACCCAACATGCCAAGGAGGTGGCACAGGTTCAAAGTGAG ATAAAATACAAAGAGGCCACTCGGGGACTGTCCAGCTGCCTTTATGCCCAGATGCCCGAAACCATTGAGACGGtatttgcaagagaagtggcgcAGAATCAGAGTGAG AAACGGTACAAGCACAAGTACGAAATCGAGAAGGGCAAGAGCAGCTACTCGAGCTTGAAGGAGCCGCCAGACGTCAAGCACGCCATGGATGTCCACAAGCATCAAAGTGAC GTGTCCTACAGAAAAGGCCTGCAGGACCTCCATAAGCACAGTGACGTCCCCGACAGGCCAGACATCAAGAAGGCGACCGAGGTGGCCAAACTCATCAGTGAC GTTACATAtaagaagacaagcaaaatggACACATACAGTGACCAGTCGATCCTTGGAAGACCTGACATCGAGCACGTCAAGGGGGTCTCCAAGCTGACCAGCCAGGTGA AGTACAAGGAGAAGTTTGAGAAGGAGCTCAGGGAGCAGAAGCACCGGTTCAACCCCCAGGAGAGCGCCACCTTCAGGCAGGCACAGGCCGCCGCCCTGTGGGCCAGTGAT GTCAAGTATAAGCAGGACCACCGACAGCTCCATGAAGCCACCTCAGATCTGCCCAACCTGCTGCACCTGGCACACGCCTTACAAGCCAGCAAGCTGCAAAGCACG TACGAGTACAGAAGGCAGTATGAACGCTCCAAAGGACGCTACCACTTCACTCCAGACACGGCAGAGCAGCGGCATCTCAAGGACAACGTGGCTCTCCAAAGCCAG GTGAAATACAAAGAGGATTACGAGAAGTCCAAAGGGAAGTCGATGTTGGAGTTCACAGACACGCAGGGCTACCAGGTGTCCAAGGAGGCCCAGAAGGTCCAAAGCAAG AAGGAATACCAGAAGAAATACGAAGAGGCGATGAAGGGCAAGTCGGCCATGGACTTCGACCTGACGCCAGCCTACCTGCACGCCAAGCATGCTGCCAGCCTCCTTAATGAG AGAGAATACCGGAAGGACTTGGAGGAGATCAAAGGGAAAGGCCTGACGGCGCTGGAGGAGACCCCCGATTTGATCCGAGTGAGAAATGCAGCCCACATTCTGAACGAG AAGGAATACAAGAAGGACCTCGAGATGGAGATAAAGGGGAGAGGAATGGAGGTGAGCGCCGACATGCCGGACATCCAGAGGGCCAAGAAGGCATCCCTGATGGCCAGTGAG AAAGAATACAAGAAGGACCTGGAGAAGGAAATCAAAGGAAAAGGGATGGAGCTGAGCGGAGACGTCCTGGAGATGCAGCGGGCGAAGAAAGCCAGCGAGATCAGCAGCCAG GCAACCTACCGGCAGCTGTCCGAGCTGAGGCACACGTCATACGGCACGGTGACAGACACGCCGGAGATGCTGCACGCTGCCTACGTGAGGGACATGCTCAGTCAG AAGAAGTACAAAGACGAGGCGGAAACCAGGAAGCGGTCCTACTGCACGGTGGTGGACACCCCTGAAATCGAGAGGGTCAAGAACAGCCAGAAACTGGTCAGCTCT GTGCACTACGCAGCTGACTCCAAgctcctcaagggggcagtgtgCTCCGTACCCGAGACCCCTGACATCCTGCTGGCCAAGGAGAATTCCCGCCGGATCAGCAAT GTGCACTACAAGGAAGGAGTTGGCGCTGGCACAGCAGTGACGGAGACCCCTGAGATGGAAAGAGTGAGAAGGAACCAACAGAACTTCAGCAGT GTCAAATACAAAGAAGGCCCCGGACATGGAACGGCCATCCCGGACCCCCCTGAGCTGAAGAGAGCCAAGGAGAACCAGAAGATCGTGAGCGAC GTGAAATATAAGGAGGTGGTGACCCCAGCCACGGCCATCGACGTGACCCCCGAAATGGAGCGGGTGCGGCGGAATCAGGACAACGTCAGCCTG GTGAAGTACAGCAGTGACCTGAAGGCCATGAGAGGGAAGCCGTGTGCCGTCACCGATACGCCAGAACTGAGGCGAGTCCGGAAATCGCAGAACGACATCTCCATG GTCAAGTACCACGAAGACTTTGAGAAGACGCGGGGCAAAGGCTTCACCCAGGTGCCCAACGATCCCAACATGGAGATGGCACGCAGGAATGCCCAGGTGGTCAGCGACGCGGCCTACAAGGGGGTGCACCCTCACGTGGTGGAGATGGACAGGAGACCGGGCATCATCGTGG ACCTTAAAGTGTGGCGCACTGACCCCGGCTccatctttgactttgaccccCTTGAAGACCATGTCCAGTCCCGAAGCCTCCATAAGCTGGCCG AGAAGGCCAGGCGCTCAGGTGGGCAGCTGAGCCGCCCTCTGGGTGCCCTTGAGATGTGTGGGCACGATGACCGCTCTGAGGCGTCGGAGAGAAACAACAACAGCGTGTCCTGCTTCAGTGAGAGCACAGCCACCGGAG